One stretch of Hevea brasiliensis isolate MT/VB/25A 57/8 chromosome 12, ASM3005281v1, whole genome shotgun sequence DNA includes these proteins:
- the LOC110643640 gene encoding transcription factor HEC1-like: MEIDQLKSATEDQMEMMMMMDKLPEFYGAYNDIADLAPPTEFPGASTSTNSVASNAIPHFIDNPHIGSSPSFMAMPSNTTFTSNNTPIQQESPPAAFLSNPPTSRWRGIGEFPGPNAYSTPSQKKSSLAAMREMIFRIAAMQPIHIDPESVKPPKRRNVKISKDPQSVAARHRRERISERIRILQRLVPGGTKMDTASMLDEAIHYVKFLKTQVQSLERAQANRSSSSGIGFPVAISRGSYLPVGKANLQEPPHQNIQHYEDA, from the coding sequence ATGGAAATTGACCAGTTAAAGTCTGCAACAGAAGATCAGAtggagatgatgatgatgatggacaAACTCCCCGAGTTCTACGGTGCCTATAATGATATTGCTGATTTAGCCCCGCCAACTGAGTTTCCTGGTGCAAGTACAAGCACCAACAGTGTTGCTTCTAATGCGATCCCTCATTTTATCGATAACCCGCATATTGGTAGCTCGCCTTCTTTTATGGCCATGccatctaatacaacatttactaGTAATAACACCCCAATTCAACAGGAATCTCCCCCAGCTGCTTTCCTATCAAATCCACCCACATCGAGATGGAGAGGCATTGGAGAATTCCCAGGTCCAAATGCTTATTCTACACCATCCCAGAAGAAGAGTTCATTGGCTGCAATGAGGGAGATGATCTTTCGAATTGCAGCCATGCAACCAATCCACATAGACCCAGAATCTGTGAAGCCACCAAAGCGTAGAAACGTGAAGATTTCGAAAGATCCTCAAAGTGTGGCTGCACGCCATAGAAGGGAAAGGATAAGCGAGAGAATAAGGATACTTCAAAGACTAGTACCTGGAGGTACCAAAATGGACACTGCATCCATGCTAGATGAGGCAATTCACTACGTGAAATTCTTGAAGACCCAAGTGCAGTCACTGGAGAGAGCCCAGGCTAATAGGTCATCATCATCTGGGATCGGATTCCCCGTGGCAATATCCAGAGGAAGTTACCTTCCCGTGGGAAAGGCCAACCTGCAGGAGCCTCCACATCAAAATATTCAACATTATGAAGATGCATAA